One window of the Rhipicephalus sanguineus isolate Rsan-2018 chromosome 4, BIME_Rsan_1.4, whole genome shotgun sequence genome contains the following:
- the LOC119391149 gene encoding tigger transposable element-derived protein 4-like, with the protein MEKKAAIIEQVQSGRSQTEVGREFGTSKQTVSDFIKNEVKILEVAAKSTGAGKKNASQGVYPQLEEALLVWLSAMIAKKIPVSGDILKQKAEVFVLQMNVKDFKFSDGWLRNFKSRNDLKFKKMCGESGAVDDSIVAEYRDGKLQSLLQQFPPNDIFNCNKTGLFYKLLPEKTLAFAGDPCHGGKHSKERLTVLVGSNMSGSEKLLLLVIGKLKHPRCFKGALTLPVLYEANKKAWVTQQLLEAYVRKLDRRFEQQNRRVLLFVDNCAAHGHIKDLKAVQIEFLPPNTTAILQPMDQGVIRNLKHHYKSRVLSRMVLCSDSGKSYAVDLRSAVGMLAELWKAVTQETLRNCFCHAGFTLDAETAVSPQVDSVTNIQLLC; encoded by the coding sequence atggagAAGAAAGCCGCCATCATTGAACAAGTCCAAAGCGGTCGGTCGCAGACAGAGGTGGGGAGGGAGTTCGGAACTTCGAAGCAAACTGTTTCGGACTTCATCAAAAACGAGGTGAAGATCTTGGAAGTGGCTGCCAAATCAACCGGGGCTGGAAAGAAGAATGCGAGTCAGGGTGTTTACCCGCAGCTCGAGGAAGCGCTCCTCGTGTGGCTCAGTGCCATGATCGCTAAGAAAATCCCGGTGTCAGGCGACATCCTGAAGCAGAAGGCGGAGGTTTTCGTGCTTCAGATGAACGTGAAGGACTTCAAGTTCAGCGATGGATGGCTTCGCAATTTCAAGAGCCGCAATGACTTGAAGTTCAAGAAAATGTGCGGAGAAAGCGGCGCCGTCGACGATTCCATTGTCGCCGAATATCGGGATGGAAAGCTGCAGTCCTTGCTTCAGCAGTTTCCACCTAATGATATTTTCAACTGCAACAAAACTGGACTGTTTTAcaagctgctgccagagaaaacgCTTGCATTTGCTGGTGACCCCTGCCACGGCGGCAAGCACAGCAAGGAGCGGCTCACTGTCCTCGTTGGCAGCAACATGTCAGGCAGCGAGAAGCTTCTGTTACTAGTAATAGGCAAGTTGAAGCATCCAAGATGTTTCAAGGGGGCATTAACTCTGCCTGTTCTCTATGAAGCTAACAAGAAGGCGTGGGTAACGCAGCAGCTATTAGAAGCGTACGTGCGCAAGCTGGACAGAAGGTTCGAGCAGCAAAATCGAAGAGTTCTGCTGTTTGTGGATAACTGCGCTGCGCATGGCCACATCAAGGACCTAAAGGCTGTACAGATTGAATTTCTGCCGCCGAACACCACAGCAATCCtgcagccgatggaccaaggCGTGATTCGTAACTTGAAGCATCATTACAAATCACGCGTGCTCAGCCGCATGGTGCTCTGCTCCGACAGCGGGAAAAGCTACGCTGTTGACCTCAGGTCTGCTGTCGGCATGCTAGCGGAATTGTGGAAGGCGGTTACGCAAGAGACTCTGCGGAACTGTTTTTGCCACGCGGGCTTCACACTAGACGCTGAGACTGCCGTCTCGCCCCAAGTGGACAGC